The Streptomyces sp. 11x1 genomic sequence GGTGCACGGCCAGGACGACCTCGACTTCCTCCGCGCCGAGGTAGGGGACGACCTGCTGGTCGCCTTCGGCCACTCGGACTGGGTGCGCGCCCTGGAGAAGGGCCGCCCGCCTCGCTTCGAGCATCTGGAGGAGGCCAACCGCCACTCCCTGCGCACCCTGCACGAAGCGGCCGACGTCACGTACGAGCAGCGTGACTGGGAGCGCTACACCCGTCAGATGGAGCACTTCCACCTGAAGAACGCCACCAGTTGGGGCAACGAGAGGACCGGGGCCGATCTGACCGCGCAGATCGACCCCGGGTTCGTGCTCGGCGAACAAGTCGCCGCCGCCGTGTGAACGCCCGCTACGGCTTGGCCGCGGGTGCTCCCGGAACCCCCTTCGGGGCCGGTGCCGCTCCTGCGGAGAGGAAGGACGTCCAGCCGCCCTTCGGGGACTGACCGACGCCCAGGCCGCGCAGCCTGTCCAAGACCTTCGGGTCCTGGGCGTCGAGCCAGTCGGCGAGTTGCCGGAAGGAGACACAGCGCACCTCGGGCTTGCCGCAGACCGCCTCGACGGTCTCCTCGACCGCGCGCATGTAGACGCCGCCGTTCCAGGACTCGAAGTGGTTGCCGATGATCAGGGGCGCGCGGTTGCTGCGATAGGCGCGCTCGAAGCCCGCGAGCAGCCCGTCCCGGAACTGGTCGCCCCACTCCTCCCGCCGGCCGGGTGCACCCGCCCGGGCGCCGGACTGGTTGACGTAGAAGTTGTAGTCCATGGTCAGGGTCTCGAAGTTCCGCCCCGGGACGGGGACGAGTTGCAGCGACAGGTCCCACAGCCCGTCCTTCTTCTCGGGCCAGACCTGGTTCCGGACGCCGCTGGTGTCGTAACGGAAGCCCAGTTCCCGGGCGGCCCGCATGAAGTTGGTCTGCCCTTCGAGGCAGGGCGTGCGGGCGCCGATCAGTTCCTTGTCGTAGTCGAAGGGCAGGGGTTCGGCCCGATCCGTGCCGGTGTTGGTCTTCCATGCCTTCACGAACGACTTGGCCTGGGCGACCTCGCTCTTCCACTCCTCGACCGACCACTCGCCGACCCCGCCGTCGGGACCGCAGAAGTGGCCGTTGAAGTGGGTTCCGATCTCGTTGCCCTCCAGCCACGCGCCGCGCAGCTGGTTCACGGTGTCCTTGATCCCGCGGACGTCGTTGAACCCGATGTCGGAGCGGCCCGGTGAGTGCTGGGGCGGCCGGTACAGGTCCCGCTTCTCCTCCGGCAGCATGTACACGCCGCTCAGGAAGTACGTCATGGTCGCGTCGTTGGCCCGGGCGACCTTGCGGAAGTGCGAGAAGAGCCGTTGGCTGTCCTCCCCCGCGCCGTCCCAGGAGAAGACGACGAACTGCGGGGGCCGCTGACCGGGCTTCAACCGCTGCGGCCTGGGCAGGTGCGGCTGCGCACCGGTGTACGCGGTGGAGCCGTCGCCGATCAGCCGGACCGCGGTCTTGGGCGGCGCCGGGGCACCCCCCTTCGTGGGCCCGCCCGGCCGGCCCTCCTGCTCCGTTCTCTTCGCACCGGGGGAACCGGCGGTCGACGTCGGCTCACCGATCCCGCATCCGGCGAGCGCCGCGGCGACGGTCGCGGCGAGCGTGACTCCGGCGGCGATCCTCTGGGTGACGGCCATGTCCCGCCCACCTTCCTTCGCTCTGGGGCAGAGCGGCCAAGGTCACACAGAGTTCCGATCGCGATTAATACGACAAGCCGATGAAATGCTTCATTCACACCCATGAGTGATCTAATGACCCATTTGCGGCTTATGTTCTTGCGCATCCTTTACTCTGCATTACGATTCGTTTACTGAGTGTTGAGAAATCCCGCCGCTGTACGCCGTGTCCCACGGCCGCGAACCGACGCGACCGCGCAGCCCCGGAGGAGACGGGAGAACATGTCCGCCTGCGTTCCCACCCCCACCACCGACCCAGACTCGAACCGGACGGAGCGTGACCACCGACCGCACAGCCCGCCGGAGGGCCCGCGTCGTCGGTTCCACGTCTCGGCCGCCGATCTGTCCGCCTCCATCGCGGTCTTCCTGATCGCCCTCCCCCTGTCCCTGGGCATCGCCCTCGCCACGGGCGCACCGCTCCAGGCCGGCCTCGTGGCGGCCGCAGTCGGCGGACTCGTGGCCGGACGCCTCGGCGGATCCCCCCTCCAGGTCAGCGGCCCCGCGGCCGGTCTCACGGTGGTCACCGCCGACCTCATCCACCAGTACGGCTGGCGCACCACCTGCGCCATCACCGTCCTCGCGGGCATCGCCCAACTGGGCCTGGCCCACCTGCGCGTGGCCCGCTCGGCGCTCGCCGTCAGCCCCGCGATCGTGCACGGCATGCTCGCCGGCATCGGCGTCACCATCGCGGTCGCCCAGCTCCACATCGTGCTCGGCGGCACCCCGCAGAGCTCCGTCAGCGCCAACCTCGGGGCCCTGCCCGCCCAGTTGGCACACCTGCACCCAGCCGCGGTCTCCGTGAGCGTCCTCACCCTCGTCCTGCTGCTCGCCTGGCCCCGGCTCCCCGGCTCAGTCGGGCGGCAACTGCGCACGATCCCGGCGGCCCTGGTCGCCGTCGCCGGCGCCACGGCCGCCGCCGCGCTCGCCACGCTGAGCCTGCCCAAGGTCGACCTGCCGTCCTGGCGCAGCCACGCCCTGGCCGGCGTGCCCGACGGACCGGTGCTCGGCCTCGTCGCGGCCGTCCTCACCACCACACTCGTGTGCAGCGTGCAGTCCCTGCTCGGCGCCGTCGCGATGGACAAACTGGCGGCCGGCCGGACCGACGTACGGCGCTCCGACCTCGACCGCGAACTGCGCGGCCAGGGCGCGGCCAACGTCGTCTCCGGCGTCCTCGGCGGCCTGCCGATCGCCGGCGTCGCCGTCCGCAGCACGGCCAATGTGCGGGCCGGCGCCACCAGCCGGAACTCCACGATGCTGCACGGCGTCTGGGTGATGGCGGCCACCCTGCTCCTGGTGCCCGTCCTGGAGCTGATCCCCCTCGCCTCACTCGCCGCGCTGGTGATGGCCGTCGGGGTCCAGATGGTGTCCCTGCACCACATCCGCACGGTCACCCGCCACCGCGAGGTGCTGGTCTACGCCGTCACCACCCTCGGCGTCGTCGTCTTCGGTGTCCTGGAGGGCGTCGCGCTCGGTATCGCCGTGGCCGTCGGCGTCGCCCTGCACCGCCTCACGCGCACCCGCATCACCCACGACCGGCGGGACGGCGTCCATCACGTCCATGTGCGCGGTCAGTTGACGTTCCTCGCGGTGCCCCGACTCAGCCGCGCCCTGCACCAGGTCCCCGCGGGCGCCGCCACCGTGGTGGAACTGGACGGATCGTTCATGGACCACGCGGCATACGAGTCGCTGCAGGACTGGCAGCACGCGCACCACGCGCGGGGCGGCTCCGTGGAGATCACCGGCCGCGCCGGCACCCGGATCGCCGAGCCCGCGAGCACCACGGCGGGCTGCCGCTGCCGACCCTGGACGCCCTGGCGCAACCACCAGTGCGAGGCCCCGGCCACCCCGACCGAGGGCACACCGCGGGAGGAGACGGCCGAAGGCCCGAACGGCCATCAACTGGCGCGCGGCATCAGCGCGTTCCAGCGCAACACCGCCCCCCTGGTCCGCGGGGAGCTGGCCCGGCTGGCGCGTGAGGGTCAGCAGCCCTCGCAGCTCTTCCTGACCTGTGCGGATTCCCGGCTCGTCACGTCGATGATCACCTCCAGCGGCCCCGGCGACCTCTTCGTCGTCCGCAATGTCGGCAACCTCGTGCCGCTGCCCGGCGAGGAGAGCGGCGACGACTCGGTGGCGGCGGCCATCGAGTACGCGGTGGACGTGCTGAAGGTACGGTCCATCACGGTCTGCGGGCACTCCGGCTGCGGCGCGATGCAGGCCCTGCTCAAGACCGATCCGCACGGCGCCCAGACCCCGCTCAAGCGCTGGCTGCGGCACGGCCGGCCCAGCCTGGAGCGCGCGACCGACAAGAACCGCCCCTGGGCCCGGCTCGCGGGCCGCGAACCCGCCGACGCCATCGAGCAGCTGTGCCTGACCAACATCATCCAACAGTTGGAGCACCTGAGAGCCCACGACTCCGTCGCCCGCGCCCTGCGTGAGGAGGCGCTCGAACTGCACGGCATGTACTTCCACGTGGGTGAGGCACAGGCCTACCTGCTCACGGAAGCGGCGCCGGAGAGCGGAGTCTTCGATCAGGTCACCGGCGCGGCAGACCCGGCCGAGCCCAACGGGACGGTCCTGTACGACACTCGCGCGTGAACCGATGTCCGTCGGGGTCCGTGGGAACGGGTGGCGTCCTGGCCGCAGGGCCACCCGCCCACAGGTCTAAACCAATCCGACGAAGGCCCTTGTCATCGGGGGTCCGGGTCTGATGAGCTGTGGCCTGGGACACAACGGTCGCCCCCCGGCAAAGCACCGCAAGGGAGATGTCGTGAGCAACGAAAGCCTGGCCAACCTCTTGAAGGAGGAGCGACGCTTCGCGCCGCCCGCTGACCTGGCCGAGAACGCCAACGTCACGGCCGAGGCGTACGAACGGGCCAAGGCTGACAGGCTCGGCTTCTGGGCGGCTCAGGCCCGGCGGCTGACCTGGGCCAAGGAGCCGACCCAGACGCTGAACTGGTCGAACCCGCCGTTCGCCAAGTGGTTCGAGGACGGCGAGCTCAACGTCGCGTACAACTGCGTCGACCGGCATGTCGAGGCCGGCAACGGCGACCGGGTCGCCATCCACTTCGAGGGCGAACCGGGTGACAGCCGGGCCCTCACCTACGCCGAGCTCAAGGACGAGGTGAGCCGGGCCGCCAACGCCCTGCTGGAGCTGGGCGTCCAGGCGGGCGACCGGGTCGCGGTCTATATGCCGATGATCCCGGAGACGGCCGTGGCGATGCTCGCCTGCGCCCGGATCGGCGCCGCGCACTCCGTGGTCTTCGGCGGCTTCTCGGCGGACGCTCTCGCGACCCGTATCCAGGACGCCGACGCGAAGGTGGTCATCACCGCCGACGGCGGCTACCGGCGCGGCAAGCCGTCCGCGCTGAAGCCCGCCGTGGACGACGCTGCCGACCGGGCCGGCAATGTCGAGCACGTCCTCGTCGTCCGCCGCACCGGCCAGGACGTCGCGTGGAACGACTCCCGTGACGTGTGGTGGCACGAGATCGTCGACCGGCAGAGCAGCGAGCACACGCCGCAGCCGTTCGGCGCCGAGCACCCGCTGTTCATCCTGTACACGTCCGGCACGACGGGTAAGCCCAAGGGCATCCTGCACACCTCCGGCGGCTACCTCACGCAGACGTCGTACACCCACCACGCAGTCTTCGACCTCAAGCCGGAGACGGACGTGTACTGGTGCACGGCCGACGTCGGCTGGGTCACCGGCCACTCGTACATCGTCTACGGGCCCCTGGCGAACGGCGCGACGCAGGTCATGTACGAGGGCACGCCGGACACCCCGCACCAGGGGCGGTTCTGGGAGATCGTGCAGAAGTACGGGGTGACGATCCTCTACACGGCGCCCACGGCCATCCGTACGTTCATGAAGTGGGGCGACGACATCCCCGCGAAGTTCGACCTGTCCTCGCTGCGCGTCCTCGGCTCCGTCGGCGAGCCCATCAACCCCGAGGCGTGGATCTGGTACCGCAAGCACATCGGGGCCGACGCGACGCCGATCGTGGACACCTGGTGGCAGACCGAGACCGGCGCGATGATGATCTCGCCGCTGCCGGGAGTGACGTCGACCAAGCCGGGATCCGCGCAGACGCCGCTGCCGGGCATCTCCGCGACGGTCGTCGACGACGAGGCGAACGAGGTGCCCGACGGCGGCGGCGGCTATCTCGTCCTCACCGAGCCGTGGCCGTCCATGCTGCGCACCATCTGGGGCGACGACCAGCGGTTCCTCGACACGTACTGGTCCCGGTTCGAGGGCAAGTACTTCGCCGGTGACGGGGCGAAGAAGGACGACGACGGGGACATCTGGCTCCTCGGCCGCGTCGACGACGTGATGCTCGTGTCCGGCCACAACATCTCGACGACCGAGGTGGAGTCCGCGCTCGTCTCGCACCCGTCCGTGGCCGAGGCCGCCGTGGTCGGCGCGGCCGACGAGACCACCGGCCAGGCGATCGTGGCGTTCGTGATCCTGCGCGGCACGGCGAACGCCGAGGACGAGAGCCTCGTCGCCGACCTGCGCAACCACGTCGGCGCCACCCTCGGCCCGATCGCCAAGCCGAAGCGGATCCTGCCGGTGCAGGAGCTGCCGAAGACCCGCTCCGGGAAGATCATGCGGCGACTGCTGCGTGACGTGGCGGAGAACCGCCAGCTCGGCGACGTCACGACGCTGACCGACTCCACGGTCATGGACCTCATCCAGGCCAAGCTGCCGGCGGCGCCCAGCGAGGACTGACGCGTCACATACGGCCTCAAGGGGCACCCGGCCGCAAGCGCGCCGGGTGCCCCTTAGCTAAGCTAAAGAACAGGTGTGCCGGGAAGTCTGGTCGGCGAGCGATCCGTGCTGCCCACCGACCGGAGGTCCCACCGTGGCCGCGCCCCGTACCACCCCCACCCGCAAGGTCCTCGACCGGCTCTCCCTGCCGGAACGGACCTTCGTGGCGGACGCGCTGCGCACGGAGACCGTCGGCGGTGTGCTGCTGCTCCTGGCCGCCGTCACCGCGCTGGTCTGGGTCAACATCCCCGCGCTGCGCGACAGCTACGAGAGCGTCAGCCAGTTCCACTTCGGCCCCGAGGCTCTCGGCCTCGACCTGTCCGTGGCGCACTGGGCGGCCGACGGGCTCCTCGCGATCTTCTTCTTCGTCGCCGGCATCGAACTCAAACGCGAACTGGTCGCCGGTGACCTCAAGGACCCGAGGACCGCCGCGCTGCCCGTGATCGCCGCGCTGTGCGGCATGGCCGTACCCGCGCTCGTCTACACGCTCACCAACCTCACCGGCGGCGGCTCGCTGGCCGGCTGGGCGGTGCCCACGGCCACCGACATCGCCTTCGCGCTGGCCGTGCTCGCCGTCATCGGCACCTCCCTGCCGAACGCACTGCGGGCCTTCCTGCTCACCCTTGCCGTCGTCGACGACCTGTTCGCGATCCTGATCATCGCGGTGTTCTTCACGGACGACCTGAACTTCGCCGCGCTCGCCGGCGCCGTCGCCGCGCTCGCCGTCTTCTGGCTGCTGCTGAGGAAGGGCGTACGCGGGTGGTACGTGTACGTTCCGCTCGCGCTCGTCGTCTGGGCGCTGATGTACAACAGCGGCGTGCACGCCACGATCGCCGGGGTCGCGATGGGGCTGATGCTGCGCTGCAGCCGGCGTGACGGGGAGGAACGCTCCCCCGGCGAGCACATCGAGCATCTGGTGCGCCCCCTGTCAGCCGGTCTGGCGGTACCGCTGTTCGCCCTGTTCAGCGCGGGTGTCGCGGTGTCGGGCGACGCACTGGCGAAGGTGTTCACGCAGCCGGAGACGCTCGGGGTCGTGCTCGGGCTGGTGGTCGGCAAGGCGGTCGGGATCTTCGGCGGGACCTGGCTGACCGCCCGCTTCACCCGGGCCTCGCTCTCCGACGACCTGGCCTGGCCGGACGTCTTCGCCGTCTCCTCCCTCGCCGGGATCGGCTTCACCGTGTCGCTGCTCATCGGTGAACTGGCCTTCGAGGGCGACCAGGTGCTCACCGACGGCGTCAAGGCCGCCGTCCTCAGCGGTTCGCTCGTCGCGGCGGTCCTGGCGACCGTCCTGCTGAAGCTGCGGAACGCCAAGTACCAGGCACTGTGGGCCGCCGAGGAGCGCGACGACGACCTCGACGGCATCCCCGACATCTACGAACAGGACGACCCTGCGTACCACCTGCGCATGGCGGAGATCTACGAACGCAAGGCCGCGGAACATCGCAGGCTTGCCGAAGTGGCGGGCGGGGCAGGCGTCGGCGACGACGGTCCGGCATGATCTGACAGGACCGTACAAACGCATATGAGGGAGACCCCGATGAGCGCACCCGACGGCAGCCCGGTCGGAGCCGAACGCAGCGTCGGCCAGCTGGTCGCCTCGGCGACGGCCGAGATGTCCGCGCTGGTGCACGACGAGATCGCGCTGGCCAAGGCCCAGCTCAGGCAGGACGTCAAGCGAGGCGCGATCGGAGGCGGGGCGTTCACCGCGGCCGGCGCGGTACTGATCTTCTCCCTGCCGATGCTGAGCTTCGCCCTGGCGTACGGCATCCACACCTGGACCGACTGGAACCTCGCGCTCTGCTTCCTGCTGTCGTTCCTGGCGAACGTGGTGGTCGCGATCGTGCTGGGGCTCGTCGGTGTCGTCTTCTCCAAGAAGGCCAAGAAGAGCCAGGGCCCGCAGAAGGTCGCCGCGTCCATGAAGGAGACGGCAGGCGTGCTGCAGAACGCCAAGCCGCACCCCCGCCGGACCGCCCCGGCCGACGGCGCCGTCGAGGCTGTGGCACGCTCGTCGTCATGACCGACCCCGCGACCGCCCCGGCCGCCCCCTGGAATCAGCCCGCGTCTCCCGTACGGCTCGACGTGCCCGGCGCCAAGGAGCTGATCCACCGGGACGTGGCCGCCAACGGCGCGCGCTTCCACATCGCCGAGGTGGGCGACGGACCGCTGGTGCTGCTGCTGCACGGCTTCCCGCAGTTCTGGTGGACCTGGCGGCACCAGATGGTCTCCCTCGCCGAGGCCGGGTTCCGGGCCGTGGCCATGGACCTGCGCGGAGTCGGCGGCAGCGACCGCACCCCCCGGGGTTACGACCCGGCGAACCTCGCCCTCGACATCACCGGCGTCGTCCGGTCCCTCGGCGAGCCCGACGCCGCGCTGGTCGGCCACGACCTGGGCGGCTATCTGGCGTGGACGGCGGCCGTGATGCGCCCCAAGCTCGTGCGGCGGCTCGCGGTCTCCTCGATGCCGCACCCGCGGCGCTGGCGCTCGGCCATGCTCTCCGACGTCAAGCAGACCTCCGCGGGCTCCTACATCTGGGGCTTCCAGCGGCCATGGATCCCCGAGCGGCAGCTCACCGCCGACGACGGCGCCCTGGTCGGCCGGCTGATCCGGGACTGGTCGGGGCCGCGGCTGCCCGACGACGAGGCCGTGGAGGCGTACCAGCGGGCGATGTGCATCCCGTCGACCGCGCACTGCTCGATCGAGCCGTACCGGTGGATGGTGCGGTCCATGGCCCGCCCCGACGGCATCCAGTTCAACCGCCGGATGAAGCGGCCGGTCCGGGTGCCCACCCTCCATCTGCACGGTTCGCTCGACCCGGTGATGCGCACGCGCAGTGCGGCCGGCTCCGGGGAGTACGTCGAAGCGCCCTACCGTTGGCGGCTGTTCGACGGTCTGGGACACTTCCCGCACGAGGAGGACCCGGTGGCGTTCTCGACCGAGCTCATCAACTGGCTGAAGGATCCCGAGCCCGACCGGTGAGTCGGCCAGGTCGCCCGTTATCCGAACGTGAACACCCGAACGTGAACATCTGTTCCACGAACAGCCACTTGCCCGGCGCATAGGCCAATTGGGGGGCGTGGGGGCGGTTATCGACCTTGGGGCGGGGGCACACGTCGGGGTATGGGCTGGACGCACGACTACAGTGACGCAGCACGCAACCGCCGCTCGGCCTCGGGCCTGAGCTCGCACCAGAGGGGCGGCCCGCAACTGCAGGGCACCGATCCCCGACTGGGCATTCCGCGCATCCTGCGCCGCCGGGCCCGCTGGGTCTCGGCCCGCCTGCGCCATCCCCGTCCCTGACCTGTACGGGCGATCCCCGACCGGGGCGACCCGCACAGGACCTCACACCACCACCGGCCCCGCCCGGCCTCAGAGCGCGCAGCTGTCGCTGTCCACCTGCTGGTTGGCCGTACGGCCCTTGGCGATGTCCTCCTCCACCTCGTCCGCGGTGAGGGCGTAGCCCGTCTCCGAGTCGTCGAGGGACTTCGCGAAGACCACGCCGTAGACCTTGCCGTCGGTCGTGAGCAGCGGACCGCCGGAGTTGCCCTGGCGGACGGTCGCGTAGAGCGAGTAGACGTCACGGTGGACGGTGCCGCGCTTGTAGATGTCGGCGCCGTTGGCCGTGATGCGACCGCGCACGCGCGCGGGGCGGATGTCGTACGCGCCGTTCTCCGGGAAGCCCGCGACGATCGCGTCGTCGCTGCTGACGGCGTCCTTGGTGGTGAACTGCAGCGCGGGCGCCTTGAGGCCGGGCACGTCCAGGACGGCGATGTCGCGCTCCCAGTCGTAGAGGACGACCTTGGCGTCGTACTTGCGGCCCTCGCCGCCGATCTGGACGGTGGGTTCGTCGACTCCGCCGACCACGTGCGCGTTGGTCATCACCCGGCGCTCGCCGAAGACGAAGCCGGTGCCCTCCAGGACCTTGCCGCAACTCTGGGCGGTGCCCATGACCTTGACGATGGATCGCTTGGCGCGCTGGGCGGCCGGGCTGCTCGCGAGGGCGGGGTCGGGGGGCTGGACCTCGGTGATCGGCTCGTTCGAGAACGGGCTGAAGACCTGCGGGAAGCCGTTCTGTGTGAGGACGGAGGAGAAGTCCGCGAACCAGGTGTCCGCCTGGTTGGGCAGGGCACCGGCCACGCCCTGGAGCACCTTGGAGTTGCGGACCTCCTTGCCGAGCGTGGGCAGGGTCGTCCCGGCGAGTGCGGAACCGATCAGCCAGGCGACCAGGAGCATCGCGACGACGTTGACGAGGGCGCCGCCGGTGGCGTCCAGGGCGCGGGCCGGGGACCAGGTGATGTAGCGGCGCAGCTTGTTGCCGAGGTGGGTGGTCAGGGCCTGGCCGACGGAGGCGCAGACGATCACGATGACCACCGCGACGACCGCGGCGGCCGTGCTGACCTCGGAGTTGTCGGTCATCCAGTCCCAGATGAAGGGCAGGGCGTACACCGCGGCGAGACCGCCGCCGAGGAAGCCGATCACCGACAGGATGCCGACGACGAAGCCCTGTCGATAGCCCACGATCGCGAACCAGACGGCGGCGACCAGCAACAGGATGTCCAGCACGTTCACCGCTTCAAGCCTCGCCTCGTCACTACGCGATCACTACAGGCCGACCAGGGGGACCGGTCCGCCGCGCGGCGACAGGGGGACGCGACAGGCCCCAGAAGACGCAGCACGGCAGACACCCTGTCATGAGCGCCAGTCGAGCGGGACCTGCTTCTCGCGGTCCCAGGGGCGCTCCCAGCCCGAGTAGTGCAGCAGACGGTCGATCACTCCGGCCGTGAAACCCCACACCAGGGCTGATTCGACCAGAAATGCCGGGCCTGCGTAGCCACGGGGGTGTACGGCGGTGGCTCTGTTGGCGGGATCCGTGAGATCCGCCACGGGAACGGTGAAAACGCGGGCCGTCTCGTTCGGATCGACGACCCGGACCGGGGTGGGGCGGCGCCACCAGCCCAGGACGGGGGTCACCACGAAGCCGCTGACCGGGATGTAGAGCTTGGGCAGCGCACCGAAGAGCTGGACGCCGGCGGGGTCGAGACCGGTTTCCTCCTCGGCCTCCCGCAGGGCGGCCCGCAGCGGGCCGTCGGTCCCCGGGTCGCCGTCCTCGGGGTCGAGGGCACCGCCCGGGAAGGACGGCTGGCCCGCGTGCGATCTGAGCGAACCGGCGCGCTCCATGAGCAGCAGCTCGGGTCCGTCCGGGCCGTCGCCGAACAGGATCAGGACCGCCGACTGCCGCCCCGAG encodes the following:
- a CDS encoding SulP family inorganic anion transporter yields the protein MSACVPTPTTDPDSNRTERDHRPHSPPEGPRRRFHVSAADLSASIAVFLIALPLSLGIALATGAPLQAGLVAAAVGGLVAGRLGGSPLQVSGPAAGLTVVTADLIHQYGWRTTCAITVLAGIAQLGLAHLRVARSALAVSPAIVHGMLAGIGVTIAVAQLHIVLGGTPQSSVSANLGALPAQLAHLHPAAVSVSVLTLVLLLAWPRLPGSVGRQLRTIPAALVAVAGATAAAALATLSLPKVDLPSWRSHALAGVPDGPVLGLVAAVLTTTLVCSVQSLLGAVAMDKLAAGRTDVRRSDLDRELRGQGAANVVSGVLGGLPIAGVAVRSTANVRAGATSRNSTMLHGVWVMAATLLLVPVLELIPLASLAALVMAVGVQMVSLHHIRTVTRHREVLVYAVTTLGVVVFGVLEGVALGIAVAVGVALHRLTRTRITHDRRDGVHHVHVRGQLTFLAVPRLSRALHQVPAGAATVVELDGSFMDHAAYESLQDWQHAHHARGGSVEITGRAGTRIAEPASTTAGCRCRPWTPWRNHQCEAPATPTEGTPREETAEGPNGHQLARGISAFQRNTAPLVRGELARLAREGQQPSQLFLTCADSRLVTSMITSSGPGDLFVVRNVGNLVPLPGEESGDDSVAAAIEYAVDVLKVRSITVCGHSGCGAMQALLKTDPHGAQTPLKRWLRHGRPSLERATDKNRPWARLAGREPADAIEQLCLTNIIQQLEHLRAHDSVARALREEALELHGMYFHVGEAQAYLLTEAAPESGVFDQVTGAADPAEPNGTVLYDTRA
- the acs gene encoding acetate--CoA ligase — its product is MSNESLANLLKEERRFAPPADLAENANVTAEAYERAKADRLGFWAAQARRLTWAKEPTQTLNWSNPPFAKWFEDGELNVAYNCVDRHVEAGNGDRVAIHFEGEPGDSRALTYAELKDEVSRAANALLELGVQAGDRVAVYMPMIPETAVAMLACARIGAAHSVVFGGFSADALATRIQDADAKVVITADGGYRRGKPSALKPAVDDAADRAGNVEHVLVVRRTGQDVAWNDSRDVWWHEIVDRQSSEHTPQPFGAEHPLFILYTSGTTGKPKGILHTSGGYLTQTSYTHHAVFDLKPETDVYWCTADVGWVTGHSYIVYGPLANGATQVMYEGTPDTPHQGRFWEIVQKYGVTILYTAPTAIRTFMKWGDDIPAKFDLSSLRVLGSVGEPINPEAWIWYRKHIGADATPIVDTWWQTETGAMMISPLPGVTSTKPGSAQTPLPGISATVVDDEANEVPDGGGGYLVLTEPWPSMLRTIWGDDQRFLDTYWSRFEGKYFAGDGAKKDDDGDIWLLGRVDDVMLVSGHNISTTEVESALVSHPSVAEAAVVGAADETTGQAIVAFVILRGTANAEDESLVADLRNHVGATLGPIAKPKRILPVQELPKTRSGKIMRRLLRDVAENRQLGDVTTLTDSTVMDLIQAKLPAAPSED
- the nhaA gene encoding Na+/H+ antiporter NhaA, coding for MAAPRTTPTRKVLDRLSLPERTFVADALRTETVGGVLLLLAAVTALVWVNIPALRDSYESVSQFHFGPEALGLDLSVAHWAADGLLAIFFFVAGIELKRELVAGDLKDPRTAALPVIAALCGMAVPALVYTLTNLTGGGSLAGWAVPTATDIAFALAVLAVIGTSLPNALRAFLLTLAVVDDLFAILIIAVFFTDDLNFAALAGAVAALAVFWLLLRKGVRGWYVYVPLALVVWALMYNSGVHATIAGVAMGLMLRCSRRDGEERSPGEHIEHLVRPLSAGLAVPLFALFSAGVAVSGDALAKVFTQPETLGVVLGLVVGKAVGIFGGTWLTARFTRASLSDDLAWPDVFAVSSLAGIGFTVSLLIGELAFEGDQVLTDGVKAAVLSGSLVAAVLATVLLKLRNAKYQALWAAEERDDDLDGIPDIYEQDDPAYHLRMAEIYERKAAEHRRLAEVAGGAGVGDDGPA
- a CDS encoding phage holin family protein, with product MSAPDGSPVGAERSVGQLVASATAEMSALVHDEIALAKAQLRQDVKRGAIGGGAFTAAGAVLIFSLPMLSFALAYGIHTWTDWNLALCFLLSFLANVVVAIVLGLVGVVFSKKAKKSQGPQKVAASMKETAGVLQNAKPHPRRTAPADGAVEAVARSSS
- a CDS encoding alpha/beta hydrolase, which gives rise to MTDPATAPAAPWNQPASPVRLDVPGAKELIHRDVAANGARFHIAEVGDGPLVLLLHGFPQFWWTWRHQMVSLAEAGFRAVAMDLRGVGGSDRTPRGYDPANLALDITGVVRSLGEPDAALVGHDLGGYLAWTAAVMRPKLVRRLAVSSMPHPRRWRSAMLSDVKQTSAGSYIWGFQRPWIPERQLTADDGALVGRLIRDWSGPRLPDDEAVEAYQRAMCIPSTAHCSIEPYRWMVRSMARPDGIQFNRRMKRPVRVPTLHLHGSLDPVMRTRSAAGSGEYVEAPYRWRLFDGLGHFPHEEDPVAFSTELINWLKDPEPDR
- a CDS encoding MarP family serine protease, producing MNVLDILLLVAAVWFAIVGYRQGFVVGILSVIGFLGGGLAAVYALPFIWDWMTDNSEVSTAAAVVAVVIVIVCASVGQALTTHLGNKLRRYITWSPARALDATGGALVNVVAMLLVAWLIGSALAGTTLPTLGKEVRNSKVLQGVAGALPNQADTWFADFSSVLTQNGFPQVFSPFSNEPITEVQPPDPALASSPAAQRAKRSIVKVMGTAQSCGKVLEGTGFVFGERRVMTNAHVVGGVDEPTVQIGGEGRKYDAKVVLYDWERDIAVLDVPGLKAPALQFTTKDAVSSDDAIVAGFPENGAYDIRPARVRGRITANGADIYKRGTVHRDVYSLYATVRQGNSGGPLLTTDGKVYGVVFAKSLDDSETGYALTADEVEEDIAKGRTANQQVDSDSCAL
- a CDS encoding CoA pyrophosphatase, whose amino-acid sequence is MTRASRTDGGTDTDNGHQTGRLPAWAGPVALDKAGLPSWLDPVVRAAETVEPLQLSRFLPPANGSGRQSAVLILFGDGPDGPELLLMERAGSLRSHAGQPSFPGGALDPEDGDPGTDGPLRAALREAEEETGLDPAGVQLFGALPKLYIPVSGFVVTPVLGWWRRPTPVRVVDPNETARVFTVPVADLTDPANRATAVHPRGYAGPAFLVESALVWGFTAGVIDRLLHYSGWERPWDREKQVPLDWRS